The region TAGCTCATGGCGCCGTGGAGCACTCCCACTTCCCCTTTGGTGAGGGTGGCGGCATGGTGACCGGTGTCCAGCCCTTGACCGGCAGCTTCAACACCAATTAAGCGCACTTGGGGTTCCTCAACAAATTCATGGAACAGTCCCATGGCATTTGAGCCACCACCAACACAGGCAAGGAGAATATCCGGCAGACCGCCCCATTTCTCAAGGCACTGCTGGCGGGTTTCAGCCCCAATGACGGCGTGGAATTCCCGTACGAGCATTGGGTAGGGATGGGGGCCTGCCACTGAACCCAAGATGTAATGGGTGGTTTCAACATTTGTCACCCAATCGCGAATTGCTTCTGAGGTGGCATCTTTGAGGGTTCCTGTGCCGGCACTGACGGGGGCCACTTCTGCTCCCAATAGACGCATCCGCAACACATTTAACCGCTGCCGCTCCATATCCTGTACCCCCATGTAAATCACACATTGGAGGCCAAAGCGGGCACACACCGTTGCTGTGGCTACCCCATGCTGACCGGCGCCTGTTTCAGCAATAATGCGCTGTTTGCCCATGCGTTTGGCGAGGAGAACCTGACCGAGGGCGTTGTTGATTTTATGGGCACCGGTGTGATTCAGGTCCTCCCGCTTGAGGTAAATTTGCGGTTGGACCTGATCATGGGCATAGTGGGCGCTAAGGCGTTCGGCAAAGTAGAGTGGACTGGGGCGACCAACATAATCCCGCAGGAGCTGCTGCAATTCTGCTTGGAAGTCAGGGTCTTGGCGGTAGTGGGCAAAGGCCGCCTCCAATTCACTGAGGGCGGGCATCAGGGTTTCAGGAACATAC is a window of Thermosynechococcus vestitus BP-1 DNA encoding:
- the trpB gene encoding tryptophan synthase subunit beta — translated: MTVAPSAALSAAARPDARGRFGRFGGKYVPETLMPALSELEAAFAHYRQDPDFQAELQQLLRDYVGRPSPLYFAERLSAHYAHDQVQPQIYLKREDLNHTGAHKINNALGQVLLAKRMGKQRIIAETGAGQHGVATATVCARFGLQCVIYMGVQDMERQRLNVLRMRLLGAEVAPVSAGTGTLKDATSEAIRDWVTNVETTHYILGSVAGPHPYPMLVREFHAVIGAETRQQCLEKWGGLPDILLACVGGGSNAMGLFHEFVEEPQVRLIGVEAAGQGLDTGHHAATLTKGEVGVLHGAMSYLLQDADGQVVEAHSISAGLDYPGVGPEHSYLKDIGRAEYYSVTDTEAVAACVRLAQLEGILPALETAHALAYLETLCPQLTGQPRIVINCSGRGDKDVETIGRYFEAQ